A window of Patescibacteria group bacterium contains these coding sequences:
- a CDS encoding HNH endonuclease codes for MPIVKCKICGKNFHIKPSHKKLGYGKYCSKKCQYQGQRKGKYVICEICGKEVWKMPKELRASKSQKFFCSKRCQTIWRNKYYIGELHSNWRGGEFIYYRIMRENKIFPRCKICGIKDKRVLIIHHKDSDRKNYKIDNLVWLCRNCHYLVHNKDVRVK; via the coding sequence ATGCCTATTGTAAAGTGTAAAATATGCGGTAAAAATTTTCATATTAAGCCGAGCCATAAAAAGCTGGGATATGGTAAATATTGTTCTAAGAAATGCCAATATCAAGGTCAGAGAAAAGGTAAATATGTTATTTGCGAAATATGCGGTAAAGAAGTTTGGAAAATGCCGAAAGAGTTAAGAGCTTCAAAAAGTCAAAAATTCTTTTGCAGTAAAAGATGCCAAACCATATGGAGAAATAAGTATTATATTGGCGAACTTCATTCAAATTGGCGCGGAGGTGAGTTTATCTATTATCGTATAATGAGGGAAAATAAAATTTTTCCCAGGTGTAAGATTTGTGGCATAAAAGATAAAAGAGTTTTAATTATCCATCACAAAGATAGTGATAGAAAGAATTATAAAATAGATAATTTAGTCTGGTTATGTCGCAATTGTCATTATTTAGTGCATAATAAAGATGTAAGAGTAAAATAA